TGTGGCAATGTAAAcctagaagaaaaagaaaatccaaaAAAAGTGCTTTGCATATCTTCAGTATGCAcactaatttttttttatgttatCAAGCTCGTTTTACTTCTTTGAACAACAGTCAAATGTTTTCCGTATAATCAGAACCGATGGCTACACTAGCGGCGGATATAAGTGAGGATGGCCAAGGAGTGGCGTGCGCCCTGCATTTATTTTGGGGAGTATTCGCTCTGAGGGATGtgaacaaaagaaacaaaagaaaatacggCCACTGCTCTAGTCGGCAAGAATATTCCCATCTATATTTTATGATACGATTGGAAGATACATTAGCTTTTACCATAGGCAGTCAATGAGCCCCAAAATGTATGATTCATTAATACTGAAAGAGACCTTCCTAGGGGCTTGCATACCGCAACGACCCATTATGCCGGTGAGCAAAATAGagcaaaagattaggccaTAATCGCAATTATAGCAATTACTGCTacggaaccagctgcttataAGGGGTTTAACTATTACAAGGGACTAGGTTGTAGTACACACTTTGTTAATTTATCCATCGTCCTGGGCAACCGAGATTTGGCGCATTTCATAGGCACAAATGTGAACTGTCCCTTAGTATACCGCCCCATCTCTTACCATCTTCAATCTTTGCGCCTTGTATGCTATATTGGGAGCGGCACGCCTACGTCTTAAAGAAGCAGCTACAGTATATTCTTATTAGCTTGGACTTGAATTTATAAAGAAGCTCACTATTTGGGTACGTGACAAGTGGTGCATACTCGATCACCGATATGTTACATGCTGTTCATTTCTCTAAAACTGTCCACTTCTTCACAATTCCTATTCTACCGTCTCAGCCAATAGAATCACTGCATGACCGTAGCTGGCTCTCTCATATATTTGAATAATCTAATATGACGCATATGTGAGGCGCACGAAAATTTTGGTTATACGACGTCTTGttctgcagcaacaacactTTTCCCATATGGTCGACATTATATAGAGACgaaaaataccttaaattGGAAGAGCCATGGTCATAAGATATTCTATTTTCTCTGTTATCATATGTCGGCTCTTCGTTGGTAGTATGAAGGTTATATCTGTACATAAGTCAGGATCAGGTTTCAAATGGAGCGTATGTATCAACGATTGCATCATTGATTCCCAACCATTTTTGCTGTGATTTAGGGTCTCGCCTTGCCGGGTCATTTTTCGAAGCTTGCTCGGCCTCCAGCAAATTCGACCAAGTCCTGTCAATTTCTCTCCGTTGATCATCGTTTTCAGTTTGTAATGTATCAGAGAGCTTGCGTATATCTTTCAAGACAGAACGCAGCTGTGTGGTTTGATTCATATTGTACCTGATATTATCTTTGTCCTTAGGACTTGAGAGATCGCCCATGGCTGCCATGACAGATGGGTCGCAACGCTTTcgtgaaaaagaaaaaaaaaaaaaggtaaaagaaaaaaaaagttgtcaATGCTCGCTAATGGTGAGGTTATCAGGCTCTGAATAGCTAAAATAGCTTGAAAATGCAGAATGCCATCGTGACTTTTAGTAAAGAATTGACTTTTAAGTCACGGTCGTTAATGTAATAGAAAACTTCCATGATGCAATCATGATTCATAGATACTCTATGTTGCATTAAGGTGCTGACCATCATGAATCATAGATCATCGTCACATAGCAAGTTAGATATGCGTAACTGGCAGCTTAAATTACCTAATTAGGTTAGTTTACTCATTTTAACAAGACATGTCAACCGCTGTAAAATCGCGGGTGAAAGGTCTCGCCCTGCTTCTGCcttaaaattttcttttggtaATCAAAATTTGCCCCCTCAAATTGGCGTTCAAGCCTCAGGTTTGGCAAAGCCAATAGCAGGTAATAGAGCACCGTATCTGAGCCACCGCAAAGCTACGTATGCTTCTGTACTCATGGGCTGAGGGAGTGTTAATAATTAGGACGGATTTTGTCTCGCGTCACTTACTACAATATTGCAAGAGCAACTCAAGAACTTATTATATTGTAAAGAAGCCATAATGCTAAATTTCATAGCTGTCCCGGCTGAGTTAGATTACATGTTTCATTGCAGAGCTACAAGGATGGAGCTCCAAACCTCACCATAAACACTGCTGAGATGTAAGAGCCAGCGGGCACCAAAAACCGGGacttaaagaaaaatcaGCATAAGCATTACCATTATGCGTAATAAAGCACCTCTGGCATTATATACTTTTGTAGGAGTGATGATGTTTGCACTTCAATctgtatgtttttttttttcccactttGTACTGTAGTCCCTGATTTTGTGATTCTCCCTTGATGGTGTGAGGGATCACGATGGGATCACGAAACCAAGAATGAAGGAACAAGGAGAACAAACTAGAATACCAAAGGCACTGAGCTCGAATGCGAACAAGCAAAATTTGACTTGGAAACTGGAAttgtggtgatgatgaagaagaactaACTAGCCTGAGCAGGGGAGGGAGGAATAGCTACTACTAGGTGTAGTGCAGTGTGGTTACGTGACAGATGGGGTCAAAGTTCCTCAACATTCCTCAGGAAGTACTCTGTAGGTGACTGGAGACATTTACTTCACATGTCCACGCCACCGAGGGAATATCCTGGCCATCAGTGTGCGGGAGGTTTCCGATATGGTCTGCAATTTTTGTCTTATTGCTTGCGCTCGCAGTAACCAATCCGAGTCAATGGACTATGCTCTGTCACAAGGCATTAGTTTAAGGAAATTTGTCATCTTCACGAAGCAACCTTCCGCCCCTACAACTTTTTGTGAAACCCCACTGTAGCAGAATTATTTGAATTAGAGAAATTTACTGTCCATTGAGCCTGTTGAGCTATTATGGCGCATGAAGCTTTAAGATCTGGATATGGCCGGCATGGCCGGCTACTTCCCGCCACGACAGAACATACCTAGACTACATTCGCTTCACTTCAGGCTCCGTTACCGGAGAGAGAATCAGATGTCAAGAAGAGAGCCACAAGCAAGGCAGCTTGTAACAAGCGGAAGTCGAAGATAGTGATATCGTATTATACTACGTTATGTCCATCATATTGCTTACAAGATGATACATTTATAGTGCAATGAGGAGCTGCCAAAATGTGCTAATTTCATCTTCTTAAATACTGACTGCGAGCGTGAAACGGCCGACAAGGCGCGAGACACACTCAGACGAAAGTACGATGAGCTACTACATCATTAATCTCCTCGAAGAACCAATAGCTACGAAATTAGATAACCCACAGTCCAaagctcttttctctcagACACTCGGGCAAAAGCCTCTGGAGCTTCTTGTCAGTTCGAAACCTTCCTTTGACACATACTTCGCTTATACTACCTCCACCACGGCTTTGAAGTTCACCAGGTAGGCGGGCTATGTATTAGATTTTGGTAGCATCTCTGTTCATCGTGCGGCTACTAATCTTGGTAGGCTCTTCGAATAAGTCAGAATCAGAAAATCATCTGAGCCGCATGACTTGGAATGAGATCTGCTCGTCGTTACGTCTTTTATAAAGTACGCGCCTTCTGCCGGTCGATGCGGAGCCTGGAATATAGTGGTCTACGCCGagaaagtaatataaaatgtGTGACCTAAGTAAGGATGAACGAGAAGTGTTATATCCTGGTTATATCCGTAGCAAACTAAGCCCTCCATGTCCTGTAGGCTGAGAGTCTATTCCACGGTGCAGGCTCTATATGGGAAGCTTACCTCGATGACAAGACTTGAAACGCCAGAGAGCGAATTTTAGGACGAGCGTAGGCCAAAATTTGACTTGAAGCAATTTTGTAATTCAACTCGACGAGCTTCGTGATGACGACAAACCTGCGCTAATGGTTGCAGGGAGGGATTGCTACCAAAGAGCAGAGAGCGCTCGCTGTTTACTTGTGGTAGAACATGGCCACGATGACCGTCGCTTGAAGGTGTGGCCATGTCAAGTTGAAGGCGAAAAGTGCTATTTGCAGATGTGTAGGAACTGGTGGCAATCGGTTGTTCTATGTTATTGGCGGGCGGCGTTTAGTAGCACTAATAGCTGAGACTGatgttattaattattatcaGTTGCCAACGGTGTAGGTGGGCCTATCCATCACGAAAGGAAaaccgaaaaaaaagaaagagaaaaaagaaaaggcgatGAAGTGGTAAGCAGAgttgaagagaaaggagattCTACTGCTTGAAGCTTTGCAGAGGTCAAGCCTAGAAGAATCAAACAGTTCAGCACTTCATCGTTCTCGTCTCTTTCGCACCAACCAAGGCTGCGCATGTTTCTGGGGTGTATCTACTCTCTCTGCGGTCAGTAATTCCTTGTATCGGCGTTGCtcgtggtggcggcggtggcttaAACTTCCTGGACAtctatactttttatttgttGGGGTAAGCGTCGGTAACATACAGCTCTATCACGCAGCGCAATTAATGACGACAGTCTTAAGTCGGCTGGAAAAGTTCAATGATGTATTTGATTGCTCCACATGATCTTGATCTAATTACCCGATTGTCGGCGGCGTAGAATACAGGAAGCTGAGGAGCGTATCTTGCTATCGTTGACATCAGTAGGTGCATCGCCACTCTCCAGCTTCGTAATGATTGCATATTCTAGTCAACACCAGCTTTTGACATAGCCCTTAGAATTCAAAGGTTAAAATTTAAACATTCAGCAGAGTGTGAACCGTAGGCAGTCTTCTAGTTTACCTGTTAAGGAAGACTAGGCAGACCTAGAGCACGAAATATACACAGAGCGAAGTactgcatacatgtaccaaAGAAGCGATGCATTACAGACTACTTACTGGCTGTCAACCCTCGCATCATTTCTTTTCTGACATTTGCCAACTAACGACCGGTAACACTTCATGCTTACGTTCCAAAGATTAGATTGGTTGGAATGGCGTCGCCTCCTACCCAGTTTCTAATTATAATCACACAgggcgatttttttttctttttccttttttttttttttttttttttttttttttttttttttcaaaaaattagttttttcttttccgcaAGAGGTATTCCTACGGTTGTCTTACCTTGGGCTCTGTCTATACGTCGATCGAGTTATCGAAATGCTCGGCTGTCCATACTTGAGGCTCAGCTGAGGTGCGCAACACTCGCCTTGTACACTTACACCAATGGCTGCAACAGAGCCcttggcggctgctgctggggatGAAGCTGATTCAAATAACTGACAATAGTATTCACTATTTGGATAATTTTCCACAATATAGAGTAGCCGCTAGAGAAGAACTGTGGCATTCCTTGAAGGACTGCACTACTTCGCGTGCTATTTGTCAGATCTCTCTCATAAGCCCCGCCACGCATGAATACAAGACAGTAATTTTTACGTCGTAACGATCATATTCGATTCAAGATATCTGGAGAGTATTTAACTTTTCCTTTAAAATCAGCAGATCATAGATTCAGACAATTTATATACCATCAGCAATAAAGTGCGAGTTATTTCGGATATGTGTACGTCATAGTGACCATGAGAAGTATGACATCGCAATATCCTAGACTCCTGACCGATAATTGCGAAGGAATGAGATCAATGAAATTATATGGCAGTACAATTCTGTGCATGGCTGTACCACCTACCTAATTGTACAGATCACGGTGACGTGGAAGCCTAAAGCAAGAAACCTTTCTATAAAAGAAGTGTGCCCTAAGATTATACCTTCCACACGCGTCAGCGACCAATTGTCTCAAAAGGTGGGATGACGGATACATCTAATTTCACTGACTGTCTCTCGCATAAAAAATGTCTCGAAATATCTGCATCACGGCCGTCGAAGGCCAAACGGGTTTCCTTATAGCCGAGCTTCTCTTGAAGGAGGGCAAATTCTCCCGGCAGATCAGCAGTCTCACTGGATTAGCTTTGGACCCGTCCTCTGCGCGAGCTCAGGAACTCACCGAACTCGGTGGAAAAGTTGTTCATCATCAACCAGGCCGTGAACGCCTTATGGTGAAGGCACTCAAGGAGATCGGATGCGATACCATATGCCTAGTTCCTCCGGCTCATCGCGACAAGTTTGACATAACGATGGAGCTTGCAAATGCTGCCAAGAAAGCAGGTGTATCCAATGTTCTTCTCATTAGTTCTGCCGGCTGTGATTATGCAGACCGCGAGAAACAGCCACGATTGAGAGAGTTTATCGACATAGAAAGCGCGGTTCTTGCGTCTAAAGGGGATTCTGAAACCGCCCTTGGCCATTCACCTTGCGTTATTCGGTGTGTTTAAACATCACAGCGGTTGGTCCAAGTACACAGAGACTGACTACTTCTAGTGCCGGATTTTACGCAGAGAACTTGCTGCTCTACTCGGAGCAGGCTAAGGCTGACGGTGTGCTCCCACTGCCGATTGGAGAGAGTCATAAATTTGCTCCTGTAGCGTTAGGCGTGAGTATGAGCTTGTCTAACCATCAAACAAAGTTCTAATCAGCCTATCAGGATGTTGCACATGTGGCTGCCCATGTCCTAGCTGGCAAAGGCAAGCATGGGTTTGATGATAAGCATCGAGGCCAAATGATGATTGTTACAGGTAGAACGCCCTTATGTACTGGATGCTGTCAAATGGAAAATCGTGTGCAGCTTGCTAAAGAATACGCACAGGACCTCTGCTATGTGCTGGGAAAGAGTTAGCCGAAGCAGCTAGCAAAGCACTGGGTGCGCATATTGAATTCGAGAACATATCTGAGTGAGTCTCTTGATATTCTACGCTGGTAAACCAAGTTTCTGCTAACAAACAGTGAAGAAACGAAGCCAAGAGAGTGCTCGCCTCTCAAAGCGAAAGCGATGAATCAGAAAAAGAATACATCTTGGAATATTACAGCCTGGTTCGCGAGGGGAAGACGAATTATATCGCCACAACTGCCTTCCATGATGTTACAGGAACCCATCCCACGGAGCCAAATGagttttttaaatcttaTTCAACTGAATTTCGGCCCCGAAAAAAAGCGAAGCATTAATTTTATCATAACGCTCAGTTTATTTTACAAGTTCAAAACACTGCTGTTATTATGATTCCAGTTACGCGTGCTTGGACAAGGAGTTGGCATGGAATCGTATGAACATGTTGAGAGTTGTCAGGTGTAGATCGATTAAAGAGGATTAGCAGAAAGATCTCAGGACCAAATCGTCGGGAAGCCTCTAAGCCACTCTGTCAGCGAAGACACTACGGTTTGCATTGCTGCTATGACAAAGGGGTGTTTTAGTGATGTTCTTGTGTGTTCCATGTCTCGTTCATTCAGTGTAAAAGAGGCTCGAGGGGTCACTAAAAAGCGAGCTAAATAATTCTAACGTCGGAGAATGCAAAATGCAGTCACAGTATATCAAGAATAACCTTTTACTATCTTCAGGTACATGCTTCCACTAGAAGTAAGAAGGAGGGTTCCCACTCTCGAGGCGTGATCGGAGAAATCCAGATGGAGAGGATATACACTGCTCACCTTGCCTGGATTCTGTCGTGATGGAATAAACCGATAGAAACACGAGGACTATCAAGAGTGATGAGCCGAATGAAACCGCGGCAGAAGCAAGCAGCGCAGAGAAAGCTGACTGGGAGACAGTTGAAGTGCTTTCTGGCTTACTGTGAGACTAAGAAAGAAAATCACATGCAAATGGCTACGAAAAGCACACAGAGCTGAAGTGGATGGATTTGAGGGAGTGGAACGCCACGCGCCCCACCGCACGTCGACAAGGGGAAGTGGAAGACGCCAGGAACGTCACAAGCCAAAGATATGTGGGGAGGGGTTCTAGTAATAAGACGGAAAGATGTATGCTTTCCATTTCATTGAAGTAGAGAGTTGGGCATTTGGAGGTTTCAGTTTCTATTCCGGTAGTCTCGAGGTTGAAGAGAAGGCACAGTTTATTGACAGGATTTTGAGATCGGGAACTAGACAAACCACTGGTAGACATGTAGGCTGGGTTCATCAGCACGCGTATGcaaagaggagggaaaaggggggagaaggaggaggggtAAAGATTCGACATCCAAGGTTTGACGTGGGTTCTGCAAAATTCATGTCTACTGCCACTAGTTCGTAGTCAAGCCTGTAAccatttaaagtatatacgACCATCCCTAATAGAGAATGCAGGATCTTG
The Trichoderma asperellum chromosome 7, complete sequence DNA segment above includes these coding regions:
- a CDS encoding uncharacterized protein (EggNog:ENOG41), translating into MSRNICITAVEGQTGFLIAELLLKEGKFSRQISSLTGLALDPSSARAQELTELGGKVVHHQPGRERLMVKALKEIGCDTICLVPPAHRDKFDITMELANAAKKAGVSNVLLISSAGCDYADREKQPRLREFIDIESAVLASKGDSETALGHSPCVIRAGFYAENLLLYSEQAKADGVLPLPIGESHKFAPVALGDVAHVAAHVLAGKGKHGFDDKHRGQMMIVTGPLLCAGKELAEAASKALGAHIEFENISENEAKRVLASQSESDESEKEYILEYYSLVREGKTNYIATTAFHDVTGTHPTEPNEFFKSYSTEFRPRKKAKH